The sequence below is a genomic window from Sorangiineae bacterium MSr12523.
AAGGGCAAACCCGGAAAGACCTATTGCAAATACGGCGGGTTCATCGACGGCGTGGCCGAGTTCGACCCGATGTTCTTCAACATCTCGGCGCGCGAGGCGCAATTCATGGACCCGCAGGAGCGATTGTTCCTGCAATGCGCCTACGAGACCTTCGAGGACGCCGGCTACACGCGTGAGGCCCTGAAGCGCATCGACGGCAACGTCGGCGTTTTCGTGGGCGTGATGTACGAGGAATACCAACTCTACGGAGCCCAGACGCACGGATCGGAATACCCGTACGCCCTCAGTGCGAGCATTTCGGCGATTGCCAATCGTGTCTCGTATTTCTTCAATTTGCATGGCCCGAGTTTGGCTGTCGACACGATGTGTTCCAGTTCCCTGACGGCCATCTACTTGGCATGCCAAAGCCTCGCGAGCGGCGCCTGCGAAATGGCTATTGCGGGCGGCGTCAATGTATCGATCCATCCGAACAAGTACTTGATGCTAGGGCAGGGGCAATTCGTTTCCAGTGCGGGCCGCTGCAAGACGTTTGGGCAAGGTGGAGACGGTTACGTTCCCGGTGAGGGCGTGGGCGCGGTGCTTCTCAAGCCGCTGGCCAAGGCCGTGGCCGACGAGGATCCGATCCACGGCGTCATCAAAGGTGTGGCCATCAACCACGGCGGCAAGGCCAGTGGGTTCACGGTGCCCAATCCCGCCGCGCAGGCGCAGGTCATCGCGCAAGCCCTTCGCGAGGCCAACGTGGATCCGCGCACGGTCAGCTACCTCGAGGCCCACGGAACGGGAACGAGCCTGGGCGATCCCATCGAAATCACCGGCCTGACGCGGGCGTTCGCACAATCGGATACGCAATATTGCGCGATTGGGTCGGTGAAGTCGAACATTGGGCATCTGGAGAGCGCGGCGGGTATTTCCGCGGTGACCAAGGTGTTGCTGCAGCTTCGGCATCGCGCGCTGGTGCCGAGCCTGCACTCGGAAACGCTGAACGCGCATATCGATTTTACGCGAACGCCGTTCGAGGTTCAGCAGACGTTCCGCGAGTGGCCGAGGCCCGTCGTGGTCCGCGATGGGAAGCGCACGGAATACCCGCGCATTGCAGGTGTTAGCTCCTTTGGGGCGGGTGGTTCCAACGCGCACGTGATCCTCGAGGAGTTCGTGGAGAGCGCGCGTCCGGCTCTTTCAGTGACACCGGGGCGTCCTGCCATCTTCGTGCTCTCCGCCAAGACCGCGGAGCGGGTGCAGGAGCGCGCGCGGCAGCTGCTGGCGCACCTCGCGCAGCATCCGTACCGCGAGGACGATCTCGCGGACATCGCCTACACGTTGCAAGTGGGCCGCGAGGCGATGGAGCACCGTCTTGCCTTCACGGCTGCGACCCTCGAGGAGCTCCGCGCGAATCTCGAGATGGCCACGCGCGGCGCCGAGGCCATGCCGGCCGCGCCCAAAATACTCGAGCATTGGCTCCAGGGCGGCTCGTTCGATTGGAATAGCCTGTACGACGGCGTGAAGCCACGGCGCATCCGCTTGCCGACGTATCCCTTTGCCAAAGAGCGCTATTGGATGCCCGATGCGGTGTCGAAGGCGCGCGTCGACGTGCTGCACCCGTTGCTGCACGCGAACACCTCGGACTTCGAGGGACAGCGCTTCACGTCGACCTTCACCGGCCGGGAATTTTTCTTCGCCGATCACATCGTCAAAGGCCAGCGCACCTTGCCCGGCGTGGCCCATCTCGAAATGGCGCGCGCTGCCTTTCAGCGCGCTGCCGCCATCTCGGGCTTCGCCGGAACGCGGCTCGAAAATGTCGTCTGGGCGCGCCCTGCGACGGTCGCGGAAGCGCCGGTCGTCGTTCACATTCGACTGCGCCCCGAACATGACGCGTGCGTTTACGAGATTCATGGCGAGGGCGGAACCTATTCGCAGGGGCGTGTGGTCTCGGGGCCCGCAGAGGCTCCGCGGCAGGTGGACCTGGAGTCGCTGCGCAGGCGCGCGCGGCACGTCACATGGACTGCCGAGCAGTGCTACGCCATTTACGAGGCGATGGGCTTTCAGTACGGCCCGGCGCACCGCAGCCTGCGGGAGGTGAACGTCGGCACGGATGCTCGAGGTTCGCATTTCATATTGGCAAGGGTGGAGCTGCCGGCGGACGTTGCCGATACGCGTGAGCAGTACGCCGTGCATCCCAGTGTGCTGGACGGCGCACTGCAGGCCTCCGTCGGCTTGCTGGCCGCGCAGCAGGGCGAGGAATCGGCCAAACTCGTGCTGCCCTTCGCACTCGAGCGACTCAGCATCGTCCAGGCCTGCCCGGCGGCGGTCTGGGTGCACCTTCGCATGGCCGCCGATACCAGCGCGAATGTCCAGAAAATCGACGTCGATCTGATCGACGACACCGGCGCGGTCTGCATCGAGCTGCGAGGATTCAGCTCGCGCGTCTTCGACGCCGAAGCGGCCCGCCCCACGGCGGAACCCTTCGAAGTGATGACCTTCGAAGAGCAATGGCAGCCGCAACCCCTCGCCGGCGATGCACGGATGGCCGTCGCATCCCTCGTGTGCATCGTGCCCGATGCCTCGCACGAGGAGGCCTTGCGTGCGGCCTTCGCGCGGCTCGATCCCAAGGTGCGGGTCACCGTGCTGGCGTCCGGCCACGAAGACGCCGAGGCCTACGCGTCCGCATTTCGAGACGTGGGTTCGGCCGACGCCGTCCTGTGCCTTCGCGCGGTTCAGGAGCCATCCCGCGTCGGCTCCTATGGCGGCCTGCTCGCGCTCCTTCAAGGAATGGAACGCGCCGGATGGACGCGCACGCGGCTGATGCTCGCGGGCCGATACGACGACGCGATCGCGCGTTGCCATCTCGATGCGTGGACGAGCCTCGGTTCATCGCTGCGCTCCGCATGGCCCGACGCGCCCATCTCCGTCATGGCGTGGCCTCACGCGCCCGGCGCCTGGGTGGACGAATGGATCCCTCGGCTATGGGCGGAGCTCGTCTCGGGCGGCGCGGAGAACGTCGTGTACGAGCAGGGTGAGCGCCGCGTACGCCGCCTGCATCCGACGGAGCGAAGTTCGGTAAAGCCGCTCCTGCGCCGCGGTGGGAGGTACCTCATCACCGGCGGCGCCGGCGGGCTTGGCTTGGTGTTCGCCCAGCATTTGTGCCGGCGCTACGCGGCGAAGGTCATCTTGACCGGCCGATCCGACGTGAACGCCACGACGGCCGAGCGCATTGCCGCGCTGGAGGCCGCCGGGGGCAAGGTGCTCTACGAGCAAGCCGACGTCTGCGATCCCGAGCGCATGCGGGCGGTGGTGGCACGGGCCCGCGAGCAATTCGGCGGCATCGACGGAGTCCTTCACGCCGCGGGCGTCCTCCCGCGCGAGCTCCTCGGAAATACGTCGCTCCGCGAATTCGAGGAGACGCTCGCCCCGAAGATCGCCGGAAGCCTGGCACTCGATGCGGCCTTGCAAGGCGAAGCGCCGGACTTCATTTGCCACTTCTCGTCGATGTCGGCCATCATGGGCGATTGGGGACCTGCGAGCTACGCGATCGCCAATCGCTTCCAAATGGCGTATGCGATGCATCGCCAGCGTCAGGTGCAATCCGCGCCATCCATGCAGGCCCGCACCAAGGTGTTGGCGCTGGCCTGGCCCGTGTGGGCGCAAGCCGGCATGGGCATGGCGAACGAGGAGGCAACGCGCGTCTACCTCGAATACAGCGGACAGCGTGCGCTGGACCCCGAGAAGGGGCTCGAGATCTTCGAACAGCTGCTCGGCGAATCGCCCGCGCAGCAATTGGTGATCTTCGGCGCGCGGGCGCGATGGCATCGTCTGCTTGGCCTTTCGCCCAAACCGGAATTGCCACGCCGTGTGGAGCGCATTCACGACGCGCCCGCGCCAACGCACCTGTCCGATCCGGGCACGCTCAAGGCACGGACCGTTCGTTACCTCAAGCAGCTGCTCGCCGCCGAAACGCAATTGCCGGCGGCGCGCATCGACGCGGATGCGCGGCTCGAAAGCTACGGTGTCGACTCGGTCATGACCGTGCGGATGACCACGGAGCTCGAGAAAGCCTTTGGCTCGCTGTCGAAGACGTTGCTCTTCGAGTACCAGAGCCTCGCCGCGCTGGCCGATTACCTCGTGGAGCACCACCGCGAAGCCCTGAACGAGATACTTGCCCCAACGTCGGTTGCTGCCCATCCTGCACCCGCGACGGAGCCGCCGCCCGTGAAAATGCCGGTCCCGCTCCGCGCAACGACCCCGGCGGAAACGCGCGACATCGCTGTCATTGGCCTGAGCGCGCGCTTTCCGCAGTCGGAGAACATTCACGAATTTTGGGAGAACCTCAAAGCCGGCAACGACGGCATCACCGCCATTCCGCCCGGCCGCTGGGATCATCGAGAGCACGTTGCGGCGCGCAATCTCTCCGGGGACGTGCTCGATCGAGGCGGATTCATCTCCGGCCTGGATGGCTTCTCGCACGACTTCTTCAACATCAAGGAAGACGAAGTAAGCGGCCTCGATGTTCAGGAGAAGCTATTCCTCGAGAGCGTCTGGCACCTGCTCGAGCACGCGGGCTACACCTCGCATCACATCAAAACGCGGCACCAGGGGAATATTGGCGTCTTTGCCGGGGCCAGCGCCTTCGTCCACGCCGGCTTCATGACCGGCATGGTTGCGGGGCGCGCCTCGGGGTTTTTGCACCTCAAAGGCCCCACCGTCGTGGTGGATTCGCACAGCGCGTCCGCGACCACCGCGTTGCACCTCGCTTGCCAGGCCCTCGCGAATGGCGATTGCGAAGTGGCCATCGCCGGCGGTGTTTACGTGCAATCGCCGGAACTCTTTTATGCATTCGCGACCTGGCAACAGGGAATGCAACCCGATTGCAGGGGATTCTCGAATGCAGGTGGCGTCCTCATGTCCGAAGGGGTCGGTGCGGCGCTGCTCAAGCCCCTGCAGGCGGCCGTGCGCGATGGCGACGAAATCCTCGCGGTCATCAAGGGCTCGGCGCTGACCAGCGCGGGGGACATGGCCAACCTACCGCCGGAGCCGACACGCCTCGCCGACGTCATCCGAAAATGCCTGGACAAAGCGGGCATTCACCCGCGCACCCTCGGTTACGCCGAGGCCATGGCCATGGGGATCCCCACCGGCGACTATTGCGAATTCGCCGGCTTCAGCAAGGCGTTTCGCGAGCAGACGGCGGACAAAGGCTTCTGCGCCATGGGGACCGTCGAGTCCAACATCGGCCACTCGATCGCCGCCTGCGGCATCGCGCAGTTCACCAAGGTGACCATGCAGATCCACCACGGCCAGATCGTTCCGACCATCAAGACCGATCCCTTGAATCCGCAGATTGATTTGACCGACAGTCCATTCTATCTGCAACGTTCGCTCGGCGATTGGCCGATGAGCGATGGGCCGGACTCGAAACGGCGCGGCCTCTTCGCATCCCGAGGCCGGAGCGGCACCTTGGCCGCCGTCGTTCTCGAAGCCCACGCCACGGTGAAATCCAAGGATGCATCGTCGCGTGGCGGCGAAAAGCTCTTTCTGATATCGGCGCACACCACGGAACACCTGCATCGCATGGCGCGCAATCTGCGACGTCACACGATGGAGAATCCCCATCTCGATCTCACGGATTTGTGCTACACGACCATTCTGAGGCGGGAGCCCCTGCGATTCCGTCTCGCCATTCTGGCGTCGACGAACGACGAGCTGGTATCTCGACTTGGCGAGTACCTGGAAATGGGAGCGCCAGCGCGTCCCACTTCCGGACTGCAAGCCAAAGCATTTTTCGGCGACGCACTATCCGTGGATTCGGGCATTCATGGCCTGCTCGAACCGGCGGAAGAAAAGCACCTACTGGAAACGTACCTCGCGGAACGCAATTGGCCGAAGCTCGCGGCCTTCTGGGTGAGAGGAAGTGATCTCCGCTCCGTCGAGGGCATCGAGCGCGCGCTGGGGGGCCACTTCATTCAAATTCCTTTGTACCCTTTTCGCGATTGCCGCGAGCGCCGCGATTGCCGCGAGTCGGGCGCGGTGATCTCGTGATTGTCACTCGGTAAAACCGGAGCGGAGCGGCGTTATATGGCATACGAAATCAAGAAGTTCCCTTACGCAGGCACCATCGACGCGGACGGTCACGTTCTCGAACCGGCCGATCTGTGGGAAAACTATCTCGAGCAAAAATTCAAGCCGCGCGCCTTGCGCATCCGCGTTGGCGACGACGGCTACGAATACCTGGAGGTCGACGGGCGGCCGGCGTCGCGGGTGGAGAAGGGGGCCCTCGGCATTCTGGGGGCGATGGGCAGTGACGACTTCGTGCCACGGCCCGATCGCCGCTACGCGGATGGCCGGCCTTTCGGAGCTTCCGATCCGCGCGAACGCCTCGAGTTGCTCAAGCAAGAGAATCTGGAGGCCGTGCTGCTGTATCCCACCCTCGGCATCTTGTGGGAGACCGACGTGAAGGATCCCGAGCTCGCGCTCGCCTATTCGCGCGCCTACAATCGGTGGATAGCCGACTTTTGCCGCAATTCGTCGGGCCGGCTGGTGCCGATTGCCCAACTCACGTTGCAAGATCCGGAAGGGTCGGCCGTCGAACTCGAACGCGCGGTCAAAGACGGCTGCAAGGGCGCGTGGGTCACGTCGTTCAGCCATGGCCGCGTGCTGCACGGCGACCCGAGGCACGACGTGCTCTTTGCCAAATGCTGCGAGCTCGATGTGCCGCTGGCCATCCACCCGACCCTGACCCCGCACGGGACCGCGGCGGGCATCTTCGATTGGCCGGAACACAGTCGGCAATGGGGCGAACAGCTTTGGCTGCGCGGCATCGTGCAGCAAGCGTTCATCTCGTTCTTTTCCTTCGGCACCTTCGACCGCTTTCCCAAGCTCCGAATGGGCGTGCTCGAATCCGGTGCCGGGTGGGTCGGTGCGATGTTGGACCGACTCGACGCCTTCACCGAGTCTTTCAAGTTCGGTGGAAAACGGCTTACCGCCACCGAGTACTTTCGGCGACAATGCTTCATCTCGAGCGATCCCGACGAAACGGCGGCGCCGCACACGATTGATCACGTCGGTGCCGACTGCTTCATCTGGGCGACCGATTATCCGCATCCCGACCACCCGCACACTTGGGTGGATGATCTGAAGCGCTTTGCCAACGTATTGGCACCGGCCACGCGCGCCAAGGTGCTGGGCGCCAATGTCAAGCGCATTTACCGACTCAATTTGCAATAGGCGAATACAAGGGAGATTGCCATGTCCACTGCATCCGAAGTCGCTGCCAAACCATTGAAGAAGCGCCGGCTCATCACGACGGACTCGCACATTGCCGTTCCGTTCCAGATTGCCGACGAACTGCCGGAAAAGTACCGCAAGCAGGTTCCGCACCTGGAGAGGCGCGCGGACGGCGTGTACTTGGTGCGTCCCGAGTTCGCGCTCATGTACTCCTTGGGCGAAGACGACGACGGCGACGGCTTCAAAGAGACGTACCGAAAAATGGCCGCGGGCATCAAGGTCGACCCCGACGACGAATTGACCATGGCGCGCATGCTCTTTGGCAATGACGATCGCCCGTCGGTGCCGAGCTTCTACCCCAAGGGCCGGCTCGTGGACATGGAGAAGGACGGCGTCGTGGCCGAGGTTCTGCTCGACAGTGCGGCGTTCGCGTTCTTCGCCATCAAAGATCCCGATGGCGCCGTGGCCGTTTGCAAATTGAACAACGATTGGTACGCGGAGACCTACAAGGATCACCTCGGCCAATTCGCCCCCGGCATCACGCTGCCCATTGGCGCCGGCATCCCCGCGTGCGTCAAGGAGCTCGAGCGCGCAGCCGGGCTGGGATTGCGCCCGGTCTGCATGCCGGAGATCTTCCCCGACAAGCCGTGGTTCGTGCGCGATTGGGATCCGCTCTGGGAGGCCTGCGCGGCCCTCAAGGTGCCCCTCGCGTTGCACGCGTCGCTCAATCAGCCGGCGCCGTGGGGCATCGTCAAGCGCGAGGAAAACGCCGCGGGCCCCCTCAATGGGTGGGTCGGCATGGGCGGCGGAACGGCGGAATTCGTGGGCATGTTCGTCAACTCGGGTGTTCTCGAGCGCCATCCGG
It includes:
- a CDS encoding amidohydrolase, which produces MSTASEVAAKPLKKRRLITTDSHIAVPFQIADELPEKYRKQVPHLERRADGVYLVRPEFALMYSLGEDDDGDGFKETYRKMAAGIKVDPDDELTMARMLFGNDDRPSVPSFYPKGRLVDMEKDGVVAEVLLDSAAFAFFAIKDPDGAVAVCKLNNDWYAETYKDHLGQFAPGITLPIGAGIPACVKELERAAGLGLRPVCMPEIFPDKPWFVRDWDPLWEACAALKVPLALHASLNQPAPWGIVKREENAAGPLNGWVGMGGGTAEFVGMFVNSGVLERHPDLQVVFTELHAGWLAWAMQAYDYYTVDPSGRDHSKFFHFPVTELKELPSFYIKRQIKCSFMWDPMAIKNRHETGLDCLVWGNDYPHIESTWPYSQERIETQFAGVPEDEINRIVYENAKKLYRFTV
- a CDS encoding SDR family NAD(P)-dependent oxidoreductase; its protein translation is MIDHWLVDIENPMVRGHRVLGQQLLPGLAYIDLFFQVFRDRHEDPRHLELRNLSIYQPLVVTEAAPVSLAIDCTETQPGRWRVLASGNGQRYATAEMHRASPFVSDETLDMALVARSADRIVSLDEVYAGCRRMDLVHDAFMRAQGKLYISDSEIYVECELGDAALESAEHLMFHPALIDGSAVCGGGPASAWLEEGPAQQLALPLFYESFRASELLQKKCVARIRRTSARRVRELRYYTLEFFDEAGRNVAELKNLAGKLVRDPASITHATRERPAAAAVPLQVEAATDAQAPAIETFLRTLIANKLGRPVEQIGRTAGYYEMGIDSAGLLELVQAIEAQVGAPLSPTLLFEHVTIAELSAHLVESGVASGWTQRTSNGTSGASVHAPVDDAHDGIAIIGMSGRYPMANNLTEYWENLRSGRDCITEIPKDRWDHARYFDPEKGKPGKTYCKYGGFIDGVAEFDPMFFNISAREAQFMDPQERLFLQCAYETFEDAGYTREALKRIDGNVGVFVGVMYEEYQLYGAQTHGSEYPYALSASISAIANRVSYFFNLHGPSLAVDTMCSSSLTAIYLACQSLASGACEMAIAGGVNVSIHPNKYLMLGQGQFVSSAGRCKTFGQGGDGYVPGEGVGAVLLKPLAKAVADEDPIHGVIKGVAINHGGKASGFTVPNPAAQAQVIAQALREANVDPRTVSYLEAHGTGTSLGDPIEITGLTRAFAQSDTQYCAIGSVKSNIGHLESAAGISAVTKVLLQLRHRALVPSLHSETLNAHIDFTRTPFEVQQTFREWPRPVVVRDGKRTEYPRIAGVSSFGAGGSNAHVILEEFVESARPALSVTPGRPAIFVLSAKTAERVQERARQLLAHLAQHPYREDDLADIAYTLQVGREAMEHRLAFTAATLEELRANLEMATRGAEAMPAAPKILEHWLQGGSFDWNSLYDGVKPRRIRLPTYPFAKERYWMPDAVSKARVDVLHPLLHANTSDFEGQRFTSTFTGREFFFADHIVKGQRTLPGVAHLEMARAAFQRAAAISGFAGTRLENVVWARPATVAEAPVVVHIRLRPEHDACVYEIHGEGGTYSQGRVVSGPAEAPRQVDLESLRRRARHVTWTAEQCYAIYEAMGFQYGPAHRSLREVNVGTDARGSHFILARVELPADVADTREQYAVHPSVLDGALQASVGLLAAQQGEESAKLVLPFALERLSIVQACPAAVWVHLRMAADTSANVQKIDVDLIDDTGAVCIELRGFSSRVFDAEAARPTAEPFEVMTFEEQWQPQPLAGDARMAVASLVCIVPDASHEEALRAAFARLDPKVRVTVLASGHEDAEAYASAFRDVGSADAVLCLRAVQEPSRVGSYGGLLALLQGMERAGWTRTRLMLAGRYDDAIARCHLDAWTSLGSSLRSAWPDAPISVMAWPHAPGAWVDEWIPRLWAELVSGGAENVVYEQGERRVRRLHPTERSSVKPLLRRGGRYLITGGAGGLGLVFAQHLCRRYAAKVILTGRSDVNATTAERIAALEAAGGKVLYEQADVCDPERMRAVVARAREQFGGIDGVLHAAGVLPRELLGNTSLREFEETLAPKIAGSLALDAALQGEAPDFICHFSSMSAIMGDWGPASYAIANRFQMAYAMHRQRQVQSAPSMQARTKVLALAWPVWAQAGMGMANEEATRVYLEYSGQRALDPEKGLEIFEQLLGESPAQQLVIFGARARWHRLLGLSPKPELPRRVERIHDAPAPTHLSDPGTLKARTVRYLKQLLAAETQLPAARIDADARLESYGVDSVMTVRMTTELEKAFGSLSKTLLFEYQSLAALADYLVEHHREALNEILAPTSVAAHPAPATEPPPVKMPVPLRATTPAETRDIAVIGLSARFPQSENIHEFWENLKAGNDGITAIPPGRWDHREHVAARNLSGDVLDRGGFISGLDGFSHDFFNIKEDEVSGLDVQEKLFLESVWHLLEHAGYTSHHIKTRHQGNIGVFAGASAFVHAGFMTGMVAGRASGFLHLKGPTVVVDSHSASATTALHLACQALANGDCEVAIAGGVYVQSPELFYAFATWQQGMQPDCRGFSNAGGVLMSEGVGAALLKPLQAAVRDGDEILAVIKGSALTSAGDMANLPPEPTRLADVIRKCLDKAGIHPRTLGYAEAMAMGIPTGDYCEFAGFSKAFREQTADKGFCAMGTVESNIGHSIAACGIAQFTKVTMQIHHGQIVPTIKTDPLNPQIDLTDSPFYLQRSLGDWPMSDGPDSKRRGLFASRGRSGTLAAVVLEAHATVKSKDASSRGGEKLFLISAHTTEHLHRMARNLRRHTMENPHLDLTDLCYTTILRREPLRFRLAILASTNDELVSRLGEYLEMGAPARPTSGLQAKAFFGDALSVDSGIHGLLEPAEEKHLLETYLAERNWPKLAAFWVRGSDLRSVEGIERALGGHFIQIPLYPFRDCRERRDCRESGAVIS
- a CDS encoding amidohydrolase, producing the protein MAYEIKKFPYAGTIDADGHVLEPADLWENYLEQKFKPRALRIRVGDDGYEYLEVDGRPASRVEKGALGILGAMGSDDFVPRPDRRYADGRPFGASDPRERLELLKQENLEAVLLYPTLGILWETDVKDPELALAYSRAYNRWIADFCRNSSGRLVPIAQLTLQDPEGSAVELERAVKDGCKGAWVTSFSHGRVLHGDPRHDVLFAKCCELDVPLAIHPTLTPHGTAAGIFDWPEHSRQWGEQLWLRGIVQQAFISFFSFGTFDRFPKLRMGVLESGAGWVGAMLDRLDAFTESFKFGGKRLTATEYFRRQCFISSDPDETAAPHTIDHVGADCFIWATDYPHPDHPHTWVDDLKRFANVLAPATRAKVLGANVKRIYRLNLQ